A window of Ranitomeya variabilis isolate aRanVar5 chromosome 2, aRanVar5.hap1, whole genome shotgun sequence contains these coding sequences:
- the RSAD2 gene encoding S-adenosylmethionine-dependent nucleotide dehydratase RSAD2 produces MMSLCLFPIMEMLTAVWRNMTFLLECMKMLSSWCWLEVFGTKNISSSKMNAPQSSGRVKPLSVNYHFTRQCNYKCGFCFHTAKTSFVLPIEEAKKGLSMLKDAGMEKINFSGGEPFLQERGNFLGKLVEYCKKELKLPSVSVVSNGSQITEKWFKSYGEHLDILAVSCDSFNEEVNKLIGRGQGNKNHVEKLMKIRQWCCDYNVAFKINSVINSYNVEDDMRAEITMISPVRWKVFQCLIIDGENSGEEALRQAEKFVISDEEFKDFLNRHKDIKCLVPESNQQMRDSYLILDEYMRFLDCRNGRKDPSKSILDVGVENAIKFSGFDEKMFFKRGGKYVWSKADLRLDW; encoded by the exons ATGATGTCCCTGTGTTTGTTCCCCATCATGGAGATGCTGACAGCAGTCTGGAGGAATATGACATTCCTGCTGGAATGTATGAAGATGCTTTCTTCCTGGTGCTGGCTGGAGGTTTTTGGGACAAAAAATATCTCTTCTTCAAAAATGAATGCACCTCAGAGTTCTGGGCGAGTAAAGCCTCTCAGTGTGAATTATCACTTCACAAGGCAGTGCAATTACAAATGTGGCTTCTGCTTCCACACGGCAAAGACGTCTTTCGTGTTACCCATAGAAGAAGCCAAGAAAGGATTGTCCATGTTGAAAGATGCAG gTATGGAGAAAATCAACTTTTCTGGAGGTGAACCATTTCTACAGGAAAGAGGAAACTTCCTAGGAAAACTGGTTGAATACTGCAAAAAAGAGCTGAAGCTGCCCAGTGTCAGCGTTGTGAGCAATGGAAGCCAGATCACTGAGAAATGGTTTAAAAGCTACG GAGAACATTTGGATATTCTTGCTGTGTCCTGTGACAGTTTCAATGAAGAAGTCAACAAGCTCATTGGTCGAGGACAAGGAAACAAAAATCACGTGGAGAAGCTGATGAAGATCAGACAGTGGTGCTGTGACTACAATGTGGCTTTTAAAATCAATTCGGTCATCAACAGTTACAACGTGGAAGACGACATGAGAGCCGAAATTACCATGATCAGCCCAGTACGCTGGAAG GTGTTCCAGTGTCTCATTATTGATGGGGAAAATTCTGGAGAAGAAGCGCTGAGACAGGCTGAGAAGTTTGTTATAAGCGACGAAGAGTTTAAGGATTTTCTGAATCGTCATAAAGACATCAAATGTTTGGTTCCAGAATCCAACCAACAG ATGCGGGATTCATACCTCATTTTGGATGAATAT ATGCGTTTCCTTGACTGCAGAAATGGACGGAAAGATCCTTCAAAGTCAATCTTGGATGTTGGAGTTGAAAATGCCATAAAGTTTAGTGGTTTTGATGAGAAGATGTTTTTTAAAAGAGGCGGGAAATACGTGTGGAGCAAAGCAGATCTGAGACTGGACTGGTGA